In one Bacillus thuringiensis genomic region, the following are encoded:
- a CDS encoding YitT family protein: protein MVNQRIKEITLITIGSLLFAIGINYFAIPNRLSEGGIIGLTVVTYYLFDWSPGIVNFAINAILLAIGYKFFDKKTMIYTILGIVETSLFLYVTEHIEYHVNSDTLLAALFAGLFVGIGLGCMFKAGGTSGGSAILAQLANQYLGWSVGKGVLIIDIVVIAGSVFIIGQEKAMYTLVAVFIGAKVIDFIVEGMDTKTAVTIISNQPDLIRETITKNMTRGVTVLEGRGGYTGKNKEVLYVVINKQELVKLKQVISRVDEDAFVVIHDVRDVLGGGFKAS from the coding sequence ATGGTTAATCAACGTATAAAGGAAATAACACTAATTACAATTGGTTCATTATTATTCGCAATTGGTATTAATTACTTTGCAATTCCAAACCGTTTATCGGAAGGTGGAATTATTGGTTTAACGGTTGTTACGTACTACTTATTTGATTGGTCACCAGGGATTGTGAATTTTGCTATAAATGCAATTTTACTAGCTATTGGTTATAAATTTTTTGATAAGAAAACAATGATTTATACAATTTTAGGGATTGTAGAAACATCTTTGTTTTTATACGTTACAGAACATATTGAGTATCATGTAAATAGTGATACATTATTAGCAGCTTTATTTGCTGGTTTATTTGTGGGTATTGGATTAGGCTGTATGTTCAAAGCTGGAGGTACATCGGGAGGATCGGCAATCTTAGCTCAGTTAGCAAATCAATATTTAGGTTGGAGTGTAGGTAAAGGCGTACTAATTATTGATATTGTTGTAATTGCTGGTTCAGTATTTATAATAGGGCAAGAAAAGGCAATGTATACACTTGTAGCTGTGTTCATTGGAGCGAAGGTGATTGATTTCATTGTAGAAGGAATGGACACAAAAACGGCTGTTACGATTATTTCGAATCAACCAGACTTAATTCGTGAAACTATTACGAAAAATATGACACGCGGTGTTACTGTATTAGAAGGGCGCGGCGGATATACTGGTAAAAATAAAGAAGTTTTATATGTTGTTATTAATAAACAAGAGCTTGTTAAGTTAAAACAAGTTATTAGCCGGGTAGATGAAGATGCTTTCGTTGTTATACATGATGTACGTGATGTACTTGGCGGTGGCTTTAAAGCAAGCTAA
- a CDS encoding RAxF-45 family protein, with the protein MKRSLAARAKFLDFIYFCRAIFHDVVVNGIRMPFFNNCIVTIER; encoded by the coding sequence ATGAAACGTTCTTTAGCTGCGCGTGCCAAATTTTTAGATTTTATCTATTTTTGTCGTGCGATTTTTCATGATGTAGTTGTTAACGGGATACGTATGCCCTTTTTTAACAATTGCATAGTGACTATTGAACGATAG
- a CDS encoding PH domain-containing protein: MNELLSSMKKYVDDDEKILAFVVGIFEKDNFMLCYQHGIFVATTRRLLFYGKFPYYPSTFKEYSYLHIDSIDFHSYFEFTYNHETIRAKHIQKGNVEQFIHAVRANMNN, translated from the coding sequence ATGAATGAACTTTTATCGAGTATGAAAAAGTATGTAGATGATGATGAAAAGATTCTGGCTTTTGTGGTAGGGATCTTTGAGAAGGATAATTTCATGTTATGTTATCAACATGGAATTTTTGTTGCCACTACTAGACGTCTCCTTTTTTACGGGAAATTTCCGTACTATCCTTCAACATTTAAAGAGTACTCATATTTGCATATAGATAGCATAGATTTTCATTCGTACTTTGAGTTTACTTATAATCATGAAACCATTCGCGCTAAGCATATTCAGAAAGGGAATGTGGAGCAATTTATCCATGCAGTTAGAGCAAATATGAATAATTAA
- a CDS encoding DUF2334 domain-containing protein, with protein MKKCLTLLFSILLLIPTYTSAQTSSKPKVLVLYSTQDDKVSNNVQILNTQLGHFTNDITVKSLKEATSINNVSSYTHIVYIGETKEVFSDETKQFLENFSGPVLVLGQNVEQLSKRFSFITLKSDDIRVNKIEYPDKKLKNTLEAERLIQSFDTNGTVLASALSSNNTNPLIVQHETSYYAATPNLFDWMSHYVGEMLFSYFGKEPTTNKVEAYLRLEDVHPAADINQLKEIAELLKGKKIPYMITVIPVYKDPNTGKTIHLKDKPELVDLLRSMQNDGAAIILHGYTHQFYDSETGEGFEFWDVKTDQPIRQPKHEKPKTKDDFPNIEAYNQYVKKGEEFEEKYTKDHIEKGIQELVAAKLYPVAFEAPHYTMSQKGYEILSRYFSTYVGQLQLNDTTWKSMHSPYYTSTPSFLHGMKILPETVGFIEENKPQTIAKMKERALSVSKLSDGVIGAFYHPYLGVKPLKEVLKDLESIPNIEWIDLQKEKNEVKMKDIHITTNKDGIHVEKPTSANDIIDYIKQYGIFLILGFVIIVFLLLLKRAKKLES; from the coding sequence ATGAAAAAATGCCTAACACTCTTGTTCAGCATTTTACTACTCATCCCTACCTACACCTCTGCACAAACATCATCAAAACCAAAAGTACTTGTTTTGTATAGTACACAAGACGATAAAGTTTCAAATAACGTCCAAATACTTAATACTCAATTAGGACATTTTACAAATGATATAACCGTAAAAAGCTTAAAAGAAGCAACTTCAATTAATAACGTATCCTCCTATACACATATTGTTTATATCGGTGAAACAAAAGAAGTGTTTTCCGATGAAACGAAACAATTTCTAGAAAACTTCTCCGGCCCTGTATTAGTATTAGGACAAAATGTTGAACAATTATCTAAGCGTTTTTCTTTCATTACATTGAAGAGTGATGATATACGAGTTAATAAAATTGAATATCCAGACAAGAAGCTAAAAAATACTTTAGAAGCGGAACGATTAATTCAATCATTTGATACGAATGGAACTGTGCTTGCTAGCGCCTTAAGCTCAAATAACACTAACCCACTAATCGTTCAGCATGAAACATCTTATTACGCTGCAACGCCAAATCTCTTTGACTGGATGTCTCATTACGTCGGTGAAATGTTATTTTCTTACTTCGGAAAAGAGCCAACGACAAATAAAGTAGAAGCTTATTTACGTCTTGAGGACGTTCATCCGGCCGCAGATATAAATCAATTAAAAGAAATTGCTGAATTACTAAAAGGGAAAAAAATTCCTTATATGATTACGGTCATCCCTGTATATAAAGATCCAAATACGGGAAAGACAATACATCTAAAAGATAAACCCGAACTAGTCGATCTTTTACGCTCTATGCAAAATGATGGGGCAGCAATTATTTTGCATGGTTATACTCACCAATTTTATGACAGTGAAACCGGTGAAGGGTTTGAATTTTGGGACGTAAAGACAGATCAACCAATTCGCCAACCGAAACATGAAAAACCGAAGACAAAAGATGACTTTCCAAATATAGAGGCATATAACCAATATGTAAAAAAAGGGGAAGAGTTTGAGGAAAAATATACGAAAGATCATATCGAAAAAGGAATTCAAGAACTTGTAGCTGCTAAACTATATCCTGTTGCCTTTGAAGCACCTCATTACACGATGTCTCAAAAAGGATATGAAATATTATCAAGATACTTTTCAACTTATGTAGGACAACTACAGTTAAATGATACAACTTGGAAATCCATGCACTCACCATATTATACAAGTACTCCGTCATTTTTACATGGAATGAAAATATTGCCTGAAACAGTCGGATTTATTGAAGAAAATAAACCACAAACTATTGCTAAAATGAAAGAACGTGCTCTATCTGTTTCTAAATTATCCGATGGAGTTATTGGAGCATTCTATCATCCTTACTTAGGTGTGAAACCATTAAAAGAAGTGTTAAAGGACCTAGAAAGTATTCCAAATATAGAATGGATTGATTTACAAAAGGAAAAGAATGAAGTAAAAATGAAAGATATTCATATTACGACGAATAAAGACGGCATTCACGTTGAAAAACCAACCAGTGCGAATGACATAATTGATTATATAAAGCAATATGGCATCTTCCTTATACTAGGGTTCGTTATCATTGTCTTTCTTTTATTATTAAAACGTGCGAAAAAATTAGAATCCTAA
- a CDS encoding YrzO family protein, with the protein MLESLLFFFAVGVACELAAINRNGRKKIKQQAELIQLLKELKERKN; encoded by the coding sequence ATGTTAGAAAGTTTATTGTTTTTCTTCGCCGTGGGAGTTGCCTGTGAGCTTGCAGCAATTAATCGAAATGGTCGTAAAAAGATAAAACAACAAGCTGAGCTGATACAGCTTTTAAAAGAATTGAAAGAAAGAAAAAATTAA
- a CDS encoding TatD family hydrolase → MKWIDSHIHVDQYKDEEKNRLLKEVENSNEIKGLIAVSMNYQSCKETLSLAKNYPFIYPAIGFHPEQQIHKEECEQIYKLIEQNAEEIVAIGEVGLPYYLRKEDERIAVNPYIVVLKKFIELASKYNLPIILHAVYEDADIVCDLLEKYKVSRAHFHWFKGSDETMKRMMKNGYYISITPDVLHKEKIRKIVSYYPLEYMMVETDGPWEFQEDVITHPRMIREVLKEISVIKNISIDKVAETIYENTSRFYLKG, encoded by the coding sequence ATGAAATGGATTGATAGTCATATACATGTTGATCAATATAAGGATGAAGAGAAGAACAGATTACTGAAAGAGGTGGAAAATAGTAATGAAATAAAGGGGCTTATTGCAGTATCTATGAATTATCAATCTTGTAAGGAAACGTTATCTTTAGCGAAGAACTATCCTTTTATATATCCAGCGATAGGGTTTCATCCAGAGCAACAGATTCATAAAGAAGAGTGTGAACAGATTTATAAACTTATTGAACAGAACGCAGAGGAAATTGTTGCGATTGGTGAAGTAGGTTTGCCCTATTATTTGAGGAAAGAAGATGAAAGAATTGCTGTAAATCCATACATAGTTGTATTGAAAAAATTTATAGAACTAGCTAGTAAGTATAATTTGCCGATTATATTACATGCAGTTTATGAAGATGCTGACATTGTATGTGATTTGCTAGAGAAATATAAAGTTTCACGTGCACATTTCCATTGGTTTAAAGGAAGTGATGAAACAATGAAACGGATGATGAAGAATGGTTATTATATTTCGATTACACCGGATGTTTTACATAAGGAGAAGATTAGAAAAATCGTTTCGTATTATCCACTTGAATATATGATGGTAGAAACAGATGGACCGTGGGAATTTCAAGAGGATGTTATAACGCATCCAAGAATGATTCGAGAGGTATTAAAGGAAATTAGTGTTATAAAAAACATATCTATTGATAAGGTCGCAGAAACAATATATGAAAATACAAGTCGATTTTATTTGAAAGGATAG
- a CDS encoding YxeA family protein: MRKKMITTIIAMIVIVVMLLPTKLGPVIDKYNPFYKTKEYYTVVNTIGQHIGDEWYEYEFIAFDERGREQKIKKTVKHMLKRDEALKVFAKGRYGESIEEIEVANIPINAKSKLLTMR; this comes from the coding sequence ATGAGGAAAAAAATGATCACTACTATAATAGCGATGATAGTGATAGTAGTAATGTTACTGCCTACGAAACTTGGACCGGTTATCGATAAATATAATCCATTTTATAAGACGAAAGAATACTATACGGTTGTGAATACAATTGGTCAGCATATTGGTGATGAGTGGTATGAATATGAATTTATTGCATTCGATGAACGTGGTAGAGAGCAGAAAATAAAGAAAACGGTTAAGCATATGTTAAAGAGAGATGAAGCATTAAAGGTTTTTGCAAAAGGACGTTACGGTGAATCGATTGAAGAGATTGAGGTTGCAAATATTCCTATAAATGCGAAGAGCAAACTTTTAACGATGAGATAG
- a CDS encoding DMT family transporter — translation MRRGQMIIGALACLIASMSWGAMFPVADHALEYIDPFYFSLIRYGAVAIMLIVLLLMKEGKQAFRLEGRGKLLVFFGTMAFTVYNVLIFLGQMLMGKSGVMVASIMEALMPMISICILWGYKHIKPKKYMITSMVIAFVGAVFVITKGDMSFFVTLKDNMFPLAFIFIGVVGWVIYTMGGQTCSDWSTLRYSTLTCVFGTTVTAIITVIITSLGYISVPSMGTISIVKYDLLFMMTLPGIVALLAWNYGVKILSSINGILFINFVPITTLAIMMMQGYQITMFDIIGTVLVIAALIRNNVCQRKEENINKRVLQEEQLRQAV, via the coding sequence GTGAGGAGAGGTCAAATGATAATAGGGGCTTTAGCGTGTTTAATTGCGAGTATGTCATGGGGAGCGATGTTTCCAGTTGCTGATCATGCGCTAGAATACATAGATCCATTTTATTTTTCGCTTATTCGCTATGGAGCGGTGGCGATAATGCTGATTGTATTGTTGTTAATGAAAGAAGGAAAACAGGCATTTCGTTTAGAGGGAAGAGGAAAGTTACTCGTCTTTTTTGGAACGATGGCATTTACAGTATATAATGTCCTCATATTTTTAGGGCAAATGTTGATGGGTAAGTCGGGTGTAATGGTAGCTTCCATTATGGAAGCACTTATGCCGATGATTTCTATTTGTATTTTATGGGGATATAAGCATATAAAACCGAAGAAGTATATGATAACGAGTATGGTTATTGCTTTTGTAGGAGCTGTGTTTGTTATTACAAAAGGTGACATGAGTTTCTTTGTAACATTGAAAGATAATATGTTCCCATTAGCATTTATATTTATTGGTGTTGTAGGCTGGGTTATTTATACGATGGGTGGTCAAACTTGTAGTGATTGGTCAACATTACGTTATTCTACGTTGACGTGTGTATTCGGTACGACTGTTACAGCGATTATAACGGTAATTATTACGTCGCTTGGATATATTTCAGTTCCGAGTATGGGAACGATTTCTATTGTGAAATATGATTTGTTATTTATGATGACATTGCCAGGTATTGTAGCGCTACTTGCTTGGAACTATGGTGTGAAAATTTTATCATCCATTAATGGGATTTTATTTATTAATTTTGTACCAATTACGACTTTAGCTATTATGATGATGCAAGGGTATCAAATCACAATGTTTGATATTATAGGGACTGTACTTGTTATTGCAGCGCTTATTCGCAATAACGTTTGTCAGAGAAAAGAAGAAAATATAAATAAGAGAGTTTTACAAGAAGAACAATTACGTCAAGCTGTTTAA
- a CDS encoding DUF3948 family protein — protein sequence MNNITFNKLDFLGLASGSLLLTAFIYAATLV from the coding sequence ATGAATAACATCACTTTTAACAAATTAGACTTTTTAGGATTAGCTAGCGGCTCTCTTCTTCTTACTGCTTTTATTTACGCTGCTACGCTTGTATAA
- a CDS encoding LacI family DNA-binding transcriptional regulator: protein MANIKDIAKIAGVSVTTVSRVLNDHPYVSKEKRKAVIEIVEKLNYSQNANAVHLSKGKTNIVGVILPYINHPCFDAMVSGMMEIALTHNYRVLLCQTNYNKKEEIKSLHMLKTKQLDGLIICSRANDWETIEPYASYGTIIACEDNDISNISSVYTNHSAAFQLGMDYLIEKGYKKIGYCTGRKLGPSSQKRFDVYKQRLQSIDEEVNEEWIFTECFTLEDGVKVAHKLKEIQDLPEALIVAGDEVAIGVMTEVEKLGIQVPEDLAIIGFDNQPISQVLQLTTIDQNLKEIGKTAFEMLHRKVNDESSKQEKLEIPYELVERSTV, encoded by the coding sequence ATGGCTAATATTAAAGATATAGCAAAGATAGCGGGAGTTTCAGTTACGACTGTTTCGAGAGTGTTGAATGATCACCCATATGTAAGTAAAGAAAAAAGGAAAGCGGTTATAGAGATAGTTGAGAAATTGAATTACTCGCAAAACGCAAATGCTGTTCATTTATCAAAAGGAAAGACGAATATTGTTGGTGTGATTTTACCGTATATTAATCATCCGTGTTTTGATGCGATGGTGAGCGGAATGATGGAGATTGCGTTAACTCATAATTACAGAGTGTTACTTTGCCAAACGAATTATAATAAAAAAGAAGAAATAAAAAGTTTACATATGTTAAAAACAAAACAATTGGATGGTCTTATTATTTGTTCACGTGCAAATGATTGGGAAACGATAGAACCGTATGCTTCTTACGGCACAATAATTGCTTGTGAAGATAATGATATTTCAAACATCTCAAGTGTATATACGAATCATTCAGCGGCCTTTCAATTAGGAATGGATTATTTGATTGAGAAAGGTTATAAAAAAATTGGTTATTGTACGGGAAGAAAATTAGGGCCGAGTAGTCAAAAGCGTTTTGATGTTTATAAACAGCGATTGCAATCTATAGACGAAGAGGTTAATGAAGAATGGATTTTTACAGAATGTTTTACACTAGAAGATGGTGTAAAAGTGGCTCATAAGTTAAAAGAGATACAGGATCTTCCTGAAGCATTAATAGTAGCAGGTGATGAAGTTGCGATTGGGGTTATGACAGAGGTTGAAAAACTAGGGATTCAAGTTCCTGAGGATTTAGCGATTATTGGCTTTGATAATCAACCTATCTCGCAAGTGTTACAATTGACAACTATTGATCAAAATTTAAAGGAGATAGGGAAAACTGCTTTTGAAATGTTGCATAGAAAAGTGAATGACGAGAGTTCTAAACAAGAAAAGCTGGAAATTCCATACGAACTTGTGGAACGCTCTACAGTTTAA
- a CDS encoding DUF3948 family protein — protein sequence MNNITFNKLDFLGLASGSLLLTAFIYAATLV from the coding sequence ATAAATAACATCACTTTTAACAAATTAGATTTTTTAGGACTAGCTAGTGGCTCGCTTCTTCTTACTGCTTTTATTTACGCCGCTACGCTTGTATAA
- a CDS encoding lysophospholipid acyltransferase family protein gives MYKPITFLLKYIFKTAGKVEVQGREKLPEGGPYVVACTHTSFMDVLMLATGMYPTEIHYMAKKELFEGKLKNWFFKNVNAFPVDRANPGPSTLKIPSRLLKEGKVVGIFPSGTRSAEDVSLKAGAVTIAMRSNVPLVPAAYVGPSSVKELIKGKKAQLIFGDPIQIEAGEQIDRKTAMKMMTDQLNEKFEELKEALQSNQK, from the coding sequence ATGTATAAACCAATTACATTTTTGTTGAAATATATATTTAAAACAGCTGGGAAAGTAGAAGTGCAAGGAAGAGAAAAGCTACCAGAAGGTGGTCCGTATGTTGTTGCGTGTACACATACAAGTTTTATGGATGTATTAATGTTAGCTACAGGGATGTACCCAACAGAGATTCATTACATGGCAAAAAAAGAATTATTTGAAGGGAAATTGAAAAATTGGTTCTTTAAAAATGTAAATGCATTCCCTGTAGATCGCGCGAATCCGGGACCGAGTACACTTAAAATTCCATCACGTTTATTAAAAGAAGGAAAGGTAGTAGGGATTTTTCCGAGTGGAACGAGATCAGCGGAAGATGTTTCATTAAAAGCGGGTGCTGTGACAATTGCGATGCGTTCTAATGTACCTTTAGTGCCGGCAGCTTATGTTGGCCCATCAAGTGTAAAAGAATTAATAAAGGGGAAAAAGGCACAATTGATTTTTGGAGATCCGATTCAAATTGAGGCTGGAGAACAAATAGATCGAAAAACCGCTATGAAAATGATGACAGATCAATTAAATGAGAAGTTTGAGGAGTTAAAAGAAGCTTTGCAATCAAATCAAAAATAA
- a CDS encoding DUF4931 domain-containing protein → MDTQQLYFLNDIGKQKPESIRNRSAACPFCDKEHLTDILATDGSIIWLKNKFPTLQDTFQTVLIETDNCEDHIATYTEEHMRSLIRFSIKHWLDLQKNEEFTSVILYKNHGPFSGGSLHHAHMQIIGMKYVNYLDNVEPDNFQGVIVQKNEHIELNISDRPIIGFTEFNIITEDTESTDELATYIQQTVRYILTDFHKGCSSYNLFFYYLNGKIICKVVPRFVVSPLYVGYKIPQVSTKLEEVKIQLTQYFTKEKDEIIHKKTE, encoded by the coding sequence ATGGATACACAACAACTATATTTTTTAAACGATATCGGTAAACAAAAACCAGAAAGCATTCGGAATAGAAGCGCTGCATGTCCATTTTGCGATAAAGAACATTTAACGGATATTTTAGCAACTGATGGTTCTATTATTTGGTTAAAAAATAAATTTCCTACATTACAAGATACATTTCAAACAGTGCTAATCGAAACAGATAATTGTGAAGATCATATTGCGACATATACAGAAGAACATATGAGATCGCTAATCCGTTTCTCCATTAAACATTGGTTAGACTTACAGAAGAATGAAGAATTCACATCTGTGATTTTATACAAAAATCATGGTCCCTTCTCAGGTGGAAGTTTGCATCATGCACACATGCAGATTATTGGAATGAAATATGTAAACTACCTCGATAACGTAGAACCGGACAACTTCCAAGGAGTAATTGTACAAAAGAACGAACACATTGAACTCAATATTTCAGATCGTCCTATTATCGGTTTTACTGAATTTAATATTATCACTGAAGATACTGAATCCACGGATGAACTAGCAACTTATATTCAACAAACTGTACGTTACATACTGACAGATTTCCATAAAGGATGCAGTAGTTATAACTTATTCTTCTATTACTTAAATGGAAAAATCATTTGTAAAGTTGTACCTAGATTTGTCGTTTCACCATTGTATGTAGGATATAAAATACCGCAAGTTTCTACAAAACTAGAAGAGGTGAAAATACAACTCACGCAGTATTTCACGAAAGAAAAGGATGAAATTATTCATAAAAAAACAGAGTAG
- a CDS encoding transglycosylase SLT domain-containing protein — MKKFFVGFLVVLGVYLYFQGKSEGMDKLVNGTSYVDSEEAKQMKQIIIEEAKKVNLPEWIPLAIAEHESRLNPRSVGDNGTSFGLFQLHRGGGLAPEHLTDDELKDPRTNAQIAMPHLMKGYKRGVQKGLTDFALLKYIANTSGWPGNLGPEWTDNNMKYNIGLEDVYYRNKGVIKE; from the coding sequence GTGAAGAAATTCTTTGTAGGATTTTTAGTTGTTCTTGGAGTATATTTATATTTCCAAGGAAAGTCTGAAGGAATGGATAAGCTAGTGAATGGAACAAGCTATGTTGATTCAGAAGAAGCAAAACAGATGAAACAAATCATTATAGAGGAAGCGAAGAAAGTAAATCTTCCAGAATGGATACCTCTTGCAATTGCCGAGCATGAAAGTCGATTAAATCCAAGAAGTGTTGGAGATAATGGAACTTCATTCGGATTGTTTCAACTACACCGCGGCGGCGGGCTTGCACCAGAACATTTAACTGATGATGAGCTGAAAGATCCACGTACAAATGCGCAAATTGCAATGCCGCATTTAATGAAAGGATATAAGCGTGGGGTACAAAAAGGTTTGACTGATTTTGCATTACTGAAATATATAGCGAATACATCTGGATGGCCAGGGAATTTAGGGCCAGAGTGGACGGATAATAACATGAAGTATAACATCGGATTAGAAGATGTATACTATCGAAATAAAGGTGTAATTAAAGAGTAG